Proteins from a single region of Deltaproteobacteria bacterium:
- a CDS encoding DUF2961 domain-containing protein: protein MARRARPRSAARATCGSLGLLALGLLVGLDGCEPPPGPIDVGWAALGAWRELPVPGARRYAQGSGADAERRDYPFVASGNKDFNNLVAVCGGRAPLLYQEVAQPERCTEGIPGYLIFADDEGPGYISRIKVSIGTLLESEKPGSAIVGLADETIAIYVDDLTRPVYRGRLRDWAEGRDPLFGEPFAGWRSGTTVSYLPISFQSKVRVVLDRLVPSKLHYYHVGVQHLPAGQTTLPFDPSQVAARSGLARALLAGGGLEDPGEGQELTWIDRRLVAPPARTTPLFEIAGPGTIELLELELDGDGALASLGALDLQASWDTEPTPALEVSLGALFASDRALGELRTLPLRVTRTRSGWRLSLRLPMPFVRGARLALRNRGDAPVSLAVRAAGDRTAPAASAGRLRAQVREQIPPLVPGARHLVAEISGRGTYVGTLLSIDCRPDPANEIFPHPLNCLEGDERGTIDGEVRIRGDGTEDYFNGGWYFWNGRYAHALSAANFVQYDPKDAREARGQASLLRWHILTDAIDFERSFRLDFEVGAGAPEVLVRYASVALFYQ, encoded by the coding sequence TTGGCGCGGCGAGCACGGCCCCGATCTGCCGCGCGCGCTACGTGCGGCAGCCTGGGTCTGCTCGCGCTCGGCCTCCTCGTAGGGCTCGACGGCTGCGAACCCCCGCCCGGCCCCATCGACGTCGGCTGGGCGGCGCTCGGCGCCTGGCGGGAGCTTCCCGTGCCAGGAGCACGACGCTACGCCCAAGGCTCCGGCGCCGACGCCGAACGCCGTGACTATCCCTTCGTGGCCAGCGGCAACAAGGACTTCAACAACCTCGTCGCCGTGTGCGGCGGGCGAGCGCCGCTGCTCTATCAAGAGGTCGCGCAGCCCGAACGGTGCACCGAAGGTATCCCGGGCTACCTGATCTTCGCCGACGACGAGGGGCCCGGCTACATCTCGCGCATCAAGGTTTCCATCGGCACGCTGCTGGAAAGCGAAAAGCCCGGATCGGCGATCGTCGGCCTCGCCGACGAGACGATCGCGATCTACGTCGACGACCTCACGAGACCGGTCTATCGCGGCCGGCTCCGCGACTGGGCCGAGGGGCGCGATCCCCTCTTCGGCGAACCCTTCGCGGGGTGGCGCTCCGGCACCACGGTGAGCTACCTCCCCATCAGCTTCCAGAGCAAGGTGCGCGTGGTGCTCGATCGACTGGTTCCGAGCAAGCTGCACTACTACCACGTAGGCGTGCAGCACCTGCCCGCGGGCCAGACCACCCTCCCCTTCGACCCGAGCCAGGTTGCGGCCCGCTCCGGCCTCGCCCGCGCCCTCCTTGCGGGCGGGGGCCTCGAGGACCCCGGAGAGGGACAGGAGCTCACCTGGATCGACCGCCGGCTGGTCGCGCCCCCGGCCAGGACGACCCCGCTGTTCGAGATCGCCGGACCCGGAACGATCGAGCTCCTCGAACTCGAGCTCGACGGAGACGGTGCCCTCGCGTCCCTCGGTGCGCTCGACCTGCAGGCCTCGTGGGACACGGAGCCGACGCCCGCGCTCGAGGTCTCGCTCGGCGCGCTCTTCGCCAGCGACCGTGCCCTCGGCGAGCTCCGTACGCTGCCCCTGCGCGTGACGCGCACGCGGTCCGGGTGGCGGCTCTCGCTCCGCCTCCCCATGCCCTTCGTCCGCGGGGCGCGGCTCGCCCTGCGCAACCGGGGAGACGCGCCCGTCTCCCTCGCGGTCCGGGCGGCCGGCGACCGCACGGCCCCGGCAGCCAGCGCGGGCCGACTGCGCGCGCAGGTGCGAGAGCAAATCCCACCGCTCGTCCCCGGCGCACGTCACCTCGTGGCGGAGATCTCCGGCCGCGGCACCTACGTCGGGACGCTCCTCTCCATCGACTGCCGGCCCGACCCGGCGAACGAGATCTTCCCGCACCCCTTGAACTGCCTCGAGGGCGACGAGCGGGGCACCATCGACGGGGAGGTCCGCATCCGAGGGGACGGCACGGAGGACTACTTCAACGGCGGCTGGTATTTCTGGAACGGTCGCTACGCGCACGCCCTGAGCGCCGCGAACTTCGTGCAGTACGACCCGAAGGACGCGCGCGAGGCCCGGGGCCAGGCCTCCCTCCTGCGCTGGCATATCCTCACCGACGCCATCGACTTCGAGCGCTCGTTCCGGCTGGACTTCGAGGTCGGCGCCGGCGCCCCCGAGGTGCTCGTGCGCTACGCCTCCGTGGCGCTCTTCTATCAGTGA